The genomic interval ATGGTTCTTGATTTTCCAAATTGATTGTAAACTATCGTATCAACCGATCTACTTTCAATTTGAGAAAAAGACATTATAGTCAAAAGAATAAAAAACACTGAAATTCCTACGGTTTTCATCGAACCAATATACTCTGAAATGTTCACTGAAAATCAAAAAATAGAGCAATCTATTCATTTAATTGAGTGAACAGCTATTCTGTCTTTATGTATCTTACAGGAAGACTCAATCTTCAGTATATTTGGAGAATATTGAACAATCGGATGAGAAAACGGTAAAAATTTCACTCCACTACACCGTTAGGCCTCTATAAATCTATCCTCATTCCAGTAATCATAACTATTATTCCGCTTATTTACAGGAAATAAAAACAATCTGAGGGAATACTATCTTCTTTCACGATACTAGTTTCATATACTACAGATTTGTATATTTGGGAAAATGATACATCGCATACTCAACAATGGGATATCGGTTAACAACACTGTTTCACTCAATCGAAAACTTCGTGTTAGCAACCTAATTACTCTAATCATAGCAGTGGTAATGCTTGCTTATACTCCCATGTATGTCTTATACAAACAACCAGCTGGCATTGTATTAAACAGTCTTTACTTTAGCTCCAGCATTCTAACATTTATACTGATCCATCAGAAAAAAAAGATTCCAGCGTTCGTTCTTCTTGTCTGTGCTAGTATGCTTTATTTCGTTGCTTCTAGCATTGTTTATGGAGCAAAAGTAAATCTTCACTTCTTTTTGCTGATTGTCTGTATGCTTCAGGTCGTTTTGTTCAATAGTCAGCTCATTATCCGAACCTTCATTGCTTTATGTATTGTTTCATTCTTTTCAGTGGTTATTTGGTCGCATTTTTATGACCGATTGATTTATATTCCTCAACAAACAGAATCAGCAGAAGCAATTATGGGAAATGTAAACTTATTACTGCTTTTTCTGATTATTTCACTCTTTATTCTCTTCTTCAAAGGAGAGATGATCGCTGGTCAAAAACGTATTTTAGAGCAAAAAAACCTCATCGAAGAAAAGAATAAAGACATTACCGATAGTTTATTATATGCACAGCGAATCCAAAATGCGATGCTCCCAAGTGCTTCCTCTTTGGAATCTATATTCTCTGATTATTTTCTATTCTTCAAACCAAAAGACATTGTAAGTGGCGATTTTTATTGGGCGTTTGAAAATGAACGTTATCAGTTCGTGGCTGTTGGTGATTGCACTGGGCATGGAGTTCCTGGTTGCATGATGAGTGTTTTAGGAATTAATCTTCTGATTGAAATTGTGGAGAACAAGCAAATTCAAGAGCCCAAAGTCATTCTAGAAGAATTGAGAAACGGTATTCTTTTAGCCTTTGATAAAGACCGAAAAAGTGAGGAATACAAAGACGGAATGGATATTTCAATTATTCGAATTGAGAGACAAACAAATACATACACCTTCGCCGCCGCCAATAATTGTATCTATCACCTAACTCCCGATCAACTAGAAGAACGAATTGCAGATCGACAATCAGTTGGTTATTCCCACGAATCAAAGGCTTTTTCCCAACAAGAATTCTCTTATCAACCAGGAGATTTACTCGTACTATTCACAGATGGATTTGCAGATCAGTTTGGCGGACCAAAAAACAAAAAATTCAGATACAAACCGTTTCAAGAACTCCTTTTTACTCAACAGCAAAACAATAACCTCTCAAAGGTATTGCACGTAACATTCGAAAATTGGAAAAAGGAACTAGAACAAGTAGATGATGTCTGCGTTTTTGGCGTACGATTGTGAAGTAACATAAAACACGCCCCAATTCATGAAAAAAAACCTCTTTATCACCCTAATTATTAGCGCATTGGGTGCTTTGACATTCTTCTTCTATGAGAGAAGCCAGGCTCCAAGCCGTGTTTATGAAATTGGAGAATCTCTTGATAGCTTAAATCATGTCGTCGTTTATTACAATGGAGGAATGGGAAATGTCAGCGGACGAAATACTTCTCCTGATGGATACAATATCGGACTGAAATACCAATGCGTAGAATTTGTGAAGCGCTATTATTACGAGCATTACAAACACAAAATGCCCAATGCTTATGGGAACGCTATCGATTTTTTTGATAAACGCTTAGTGGATGGTCAATTGAACGCAGAGAGAGATTTAATTCAATACACGAATCCAAGTAAGAGCAAACCAAAAGTTGGAGAT from Fluviicola taffensis DSM 16823 carries:
- a CDS encoding PP2C family protein-serine/threonine phosphatase is translated as MIHRILNNGISVNNTVSLNRKLRVSNLITLIIAVVMLAYTPMYVLYKQPAGIVLNSLYFSSSILTFILIHQKKKIPAFVLLVCASMLYFVASSIVYGAKVNLHFFLLIVCMLQVVLFNSQLIIRTFIALCIVSFFSVVIWSHFYDRLIYIPQQTESAEAIMGNVNLLLLFLIISLFILFFKGEMIAGQKRILEQKNLIEEKNKDITDSLLYAQRIQNAMLPSASSLESIFSDYFLFFKPKDIVSGDFYWAFENERYQFVAVGDCTGHGVPGCMMSVLGINLLIEIVENKQIQEPKVILEELRNGILLAFDKDRKSEEYKDGMDISIIRIERQTNTYTFAAANNCIYHLTPDQLEERIADRQSVGYSHESKAFSQQEFSYQPGDLLVLFTDGFADQFGGPKNKKFRYKPFQELLFTQQQNNNLSKVLHVTFENWKKELEQVDDVCVFGVRL
- a CDS encoding CHAP domain-containing protein codes for the protein MKKNLFITLIISALGALTFFFYERSQAPSRVYEIGESLDSLNHVVVYYNGGMGNVSGRNTSPDGYNIGLKYQCVEFVKRYYYEHYKHKMPNAYGNAIDFFDKRLVDGQLNAERDLIQYTNPSKSKPKVGDLIIMDATFSNEYGHVVIVSKVTTDEVEIIQQNAGNPDHPRDVFDLDFDEGNWEIDNGRILGWLRMRKSDGL